In the genome of bacterium, the window GTGCGCGCTGCTCGGCGGCGAGACGGCGGAGATGCCCGGCGTCTACGCGCTGGGCGACTACGACCTGGCCGGGTTCATCGTCGGGTTGGTGGAGCCGAGCCGCCGGCCGGACGGGGCCCGCATCCAAGCCGGCGACGTGCTCGTCGGCCTGCACTCGAACGGCCTTCACACCAACGGCTACTCGTTGGTGCGCAAGGTGTTCGAGGACGTGCCGCTGACGCGGGTGTTCGCCGAGCTGGGAAGGCCGCTGGGCGAGGTCCTGCTCGAGCCGCATCGGTCCTACCTCGCCGAGCTCGGCGGCGTCAGTTGGAAGGGGGCCGCGCACATCACCGGCGGCGGCATCCTCGGCAACCTGCCGCGATGCCTGCCCGAGGGACTCGGCGCGCGCCTGGATCGGGCCTCGTGGCCGGCGCCACCCATCTTCGAGCTCCTCCGCAAGCGTGGTCGGATCGCCGACGACGAGATGTTCGGCACGTTCAACATGGGGCTGGGAATGATCCTGGTGGTGGATCGCGACGACGTACCCACCGGCGCCACGGTGGTCGGTGAGGTCGTCCGCCACGCGGGGCCCGATCGGGTGGTCATCCACTGATCGCCAAATGACGCTCAAGCTGGGCGTCGCCGTCTCAGGCCGGGGCTCGAATCTGCGCAACCTGGTCGAGCGGGGCTTCCATGTCGTCGCGGTGGCCACCAACCGGCCGTCCTGCGGCGGCGCCGCGTTCGCTCGCGAGCGCGGCATCCCGGTGGGGGAGCTCTCGCAGAAGGCTTTCGCGTCGGCCGGGGAACGC includes:
- a CDS encoding phosphoribosylformylglycinamidine cyclo-ligase yields the protein MSGEGLSYAGAGVDIEAYERVLERVKPLIAATHGKEVAVGVGPFAGLYALPGGGHLAASADGVGTKIKVAIAADSHRGIGVDIVNHCVNDIATAGARPLFFLDYFATGKLDPAVFAQCVEGMTEACRGAGCALLGGETAEMPGVYALGDYDLAGFIVGLVEPSRRPDGARIQAGDVLVGLHSNGLHTNGYSLVRKVFEDVPLTRVFAELGRPLGEVLLEPHRSYLAELGGVSWKGAAHITGGGILGNLPRCLPEGLGARLDRASWPAPPIFELLRKRGRIADDEMFGTFNMGLGMILVVDRDDVPTGATVVGEVVRHAGPDRVVIH